GCTGTGCGCGAGCTGGTAGAGGCCGTGATGAAGGAGCAAAAGACCTGGTATTAATGCAGCTCAGGTCCAAGTTGTTGGCAAATAAGTGGGGAAGCTGAACGGGGCAAAGCGTAATTGCGGTTTTCCAAATTCCCTTTATATTTACCCAAACATCCATTCATCCATTTTCTTTTTTTTAGTTTCATGAAAACAGGAACCGTAAAATTCTATAATGAGTCGAAGGGCTACGGCTTCATTACAGAAGATGGCACGAAGGAAGACTTCTTCGTCCATGTAACCGGCCTTAACGGGGGCCAGATCCAACAGAATGACCGCGTGGAGTTTGACACGCAGGAAGGCCGCAAGGGTGTTAATGCGGTTAACGTAAAGAAGCTGTAGGCTTTCGGCCTTAATAGGTTTTTTGCTTTCTAGAAAGCCTCTCCCTTTGGAGAGGCTTTCTTTTTGCCTGCCAGCAAGCCCAACCGTAGAGCCTTATCTGCTGCTTTTGAGCCATCTTTACGGTTCCTACTTCTGGTGTATCTATGGCCCGTTCAACTCCCCGGCCGGTGGCAGCAGCGGGCAACGGGGGCGGCTGGCCACCCTTGCTGCGCCTGATCCGCTTTCCGAACCTGCTCATCATGGCCCTGTGCCTGGCCCTGGTGCAAACCTGCCTGCTGCGCCCCGCCGACCCGCTGGCAGCCCTGCTTTCGGTGCGCTTTATTTTGCTGGCCGTAGCCGCCCTCAGCGTAGCCGCCGCCGGCTACATCATCAATGATTACTACGACGTCAAGATTGACGTCATCAACCGGCCCGACCGGCTGGTGGTGGGGCGTGTGGTGAACCGGCGGCACGCCATGTTGGCTCATTTGCTGCTCTCGGGCCTGGGCGTGGGCCTGGCCGGGCTGTTGTCGCCGGTGCTGGGCGCCGTCAATATGGGCTCGGCCCTGCTGCTGTGGGGGTATTCGGCCCGGTTTAAGCGGCTGGCTTTGGTCGGCAACCTCAGCATCGCTTTACTTACGGCCGCCTTGGTGCTCTTGCCCGAGCTGCAGCTGCGCACCGGTCAAACCACGGTGTGGGTCTATGCCCTGGCCGCTTTCCTGCTGACCGTAGTGCGCGAAATTGTGAAGGACGTGGAAGATATGCGCGGCGATGCCGAGCATGACTGCCGCACGCTACCCATTGTGTGGGGCGTGGCCCGCACTAAGTGGGCTGTGGGCTTTTTTCTGCTGAATCTGGTCATTCTGGTGGTGGGCGGTGTGCTGCACAGCCTGCGCGAGCAGCACTGGCTGCTGGGTGGCTGGCTGCTGCTCACCGTACTGATACCGGCCTTCGGGCTGGGTCGCTACCTGGCCCGCGCCGACCGCCGCCGCGACTTCGCCCAGCTCAGCGCTTGGTGCAAGTGGATTATGCTGGCCGGTGTGCTGTCGATGGTACTTGTGCGGCTCTACTAAAACCGTAGGGGAGAAGGTTGCGTTAGGGTAGCTAGAGCAGCTGAACGGTAAGTGTTCAGCTTAGTTGCTATCCTTTTCTGCTTCAATTCCTTAGTATGCGCTTTCTATACCCGCTGCTGGCCCTGCAAGTGCTGGCCGCCGCTGCCCACGCCCAAACTGCTCCCGTCATTCCGGACATTGCCCTGCCGGAAGCTCCTGCCCCCATTGGTGCCGCGGTAGCGCCGGCCGTCAAGAACCCGGCCGACAAGCCCAACTTTATACCGGTGCCGGTGCTGTTTTACCAGCAGGAAACCGGTTTCGGCTACGGTGGGGCCATTTTGCCAGTGTGGCGCTTCGGCGAGGACAGCACCGTGCGCAAATCCAACGCCCGCCTGATTGCCTGGTATACCCAGAAAAAGCAGAGCACAATTCAGCTCACGCATACCGTTTTCACGCCCAACGAGAAGTTTTACTTCGCTGGTGAGCTGAGCCAGTATGACCTGTCGTTTTTCTACTATGGCCTAGGCAACAACACCAAATCCAGCGACGAATCGACTATTGGCTACAAGCTGTTCGTGTTTGATGAGAAGTTTATGCGGCGCATTACGGCTCACAACCTCTACGGCGGCTTGCGCTACCGCCTGACCAACACCAGCAAGGTGCGTGTCATTGAGGATATTAATGAAAACCGGCCGAGTCTGTTCCGCAACCTGCCCCAAAAAGAGCAGGAGGGGGGCATCGTATCGGGCCTGGGCCCCTCGCTGCTCTACGAAGGCCGCGACAATGTGCTGGCTACCTACCGCGGCATTTACATTGATGCCCACGCGCTGTTCACGGGCAAAGGCCTGGGCAGCGACTACACATTTCAGCGCTACCAGCTCGACTTGCGCTACTTCCGGCCGCTGTTGGGTTCCAACAACACGATTCTGGCGCTGCAATACCTGGGGCAATTTCATTCCGGCAGCGTCCCGTTCCGGGAGCTGGGCGGCCTGGGCGCTAACCTGGGCGGTTCGCAGTATAATAACGCCGGCCTGATGCGCGGCCTCTACGAAGCCCGCTTCCGGGGCCGGCAGATGATGACGGCTCAGGCCGAAGTGCGGCAGCATTTGTTCTGGCGCATCGACGGGGCGGCTTTCCTCGGCGCTGGTCAAGTGGGCGACAAAGTAGGCGAGTATAGCTTCGGCGACACCAAGCTGGCCGGCGGCGCGGGGCTGCGTTTCCGTTTCAACCGCCGCGACCGGCTCAACATCCGCCTCGATTACGCCGGCGGCACCGATACGGCCCCGAGCATTTATTTTGCCGTTGGCGAAGCTTTCTAAATAGCTTTCCGCCGGCTTTGGCTACTGGCAGCCCCGCTGAGGTTCTCGGCGGGGCTGCCGTGTTTTTGGCCCGGCCAAAACGGAGCATTTCGCAACTGCTGAGAAGTTGAAAGCAAGGTGTTTAGAATAGGATAATTTGTTGCTTATTTGGCAATCAGCCCCACCGCCTATTCTACTGCATGCGCCTTTTTTACTCCTGTTTATTGGGTAGTCTGCTGGCTACCCGTGCCTATTCGCAGACGCCTGCACCAGCTTCGGCGGCTATGCCCGAGCCAGCTGCGCCAGTAGCGGCCGTGACCAAACCGGCCAAGCCCAGCTTTCTACCCTTCCCGATTGTGTTTTCCCAGCCCGAAACTGGCGTTGGCTACGGGCTGGCCATGCTGCCAGTGTGGCGCTTTGGTCAGGATACCACTGCGCGCAAGTCTAACGCCCGCCTGGTAGTGTGGCGCACCCAAAACAACCAAAGTCTGGTGCAGCTGACCCACAACGTCTTCACACCGGGCGAAAAATTCCTGGTTAACGGCGAGCTGAGCTACTTTTACAAGTACCCCATCAACTACTACGGCTTTGGGCCCAACACCAGCCGCGACGACGAATCCACGATTGAGTATAAGCTCATCATCGTCAACCAGCGGGTGCTGCGGCAGGTGCGGCGCAACGTATTTGCCGGGCTGCAATACCGCCTAACCAACCTGCGCGACGTACAGGTGCGCAAGAACATTGACGAAGGCACGCCCCAGCAACGGCCCAGCCTGCTGCTACAGCGGCCCGGGGAAGAGTTGCAGGCCAGTACTGTAGCCTCCGGCGTAGGCCCGGCTTTCCTCTACGACGGCCGCGACAATATTCTGAGCGCCTACTCGGGTAACTACCTGGAACTCTCGGCCCTGTTCAACGGCCGCGCCCTGGGCAGCGACTTTCGTTTCACCCGCTACTTGCTCGATGCCCGTCACTACCAGCCGCTGGGGCGGAATAGTAAAACCATCCTGGCAACGCAGCTGGTGGGGCAGTTTCACAGCGGGCACGTCCCGTTTCGGGAGCTGGCCAACCTGGGCGGCGACAAAATTCTGCGGGGCTACTACGAAGGCCGCTACCGTGACCGGCAACTGGTGGCCTTGCAGGCCGAGCTACGTCGGCCTCTGTTCTGGCGCTTCAACGGAGCCATTTTCGGCAGCCTGGGCCAAGTCGGCAACACGGTGGGCGACCTGGGCCGCAACGAGCTGAAGGCCATTGGGGGGGCGGGTCTGCGCTTCAAGTACAACCGCCGCGACCGGCTCAACATCCGCTTCGACTATGGCCTGGCCCGCGACGGCTCGACGGGCTTTTACTTCAGCATCGGCGAGGCCTTCTAGGGGTTCGGGCTAACTAGCAGGGGAGGAGGCGCGTAGGAAAGACTTCACCTTTTCTCTGCGCTGTATGAACTCCTCCTACGCTTCCTATGCCTACGCCCTGCTCCGCATCGTGGTCGGCTTGCTTTTCGCCATGCACGGCAGTCAGAAGCTGTTGGGCTTTCCCGGCGACGGTTCGGGTATGCCCCTCGCGTCCTTGATGGGCGTGGCCGGTATTATCGAACTAGTGGGCGGACTGCTCATCATGCTGGGCTTGTTTACCCGCCCGGCGGCTTTTCTGGCCAGCGGCACTATGGCGGTGGCCTACTTCATGGCTCACTTTCCCAAGCATCCGCTGCCCATCATCAACGAGGGCGAGCTGGCCGTGGTGTACTGTTTTGTTTTCCTGTTTATAGCCGCCTACGGGTCCGGCATCTGGAGCCTCGACAGCCTGCGCACCAACCGTCCGGTAGCCGGAGCGGTGTAGTCGTGCACCCTGGCTGCTGGCTGGTCGATGAAAGCGGCGCGCCAGTCGAGGCAATGCGCGGGGCAGTCCATTGCGCGCACCTAAGGCCCGGCGTGGTAGTAAGTTTGGGCTTTTCAACCTTGGGCTGACCTGCATGGCTGCGTTTCCAATCCGGCGTTATCTGACGCCCTTAATCCACGTGTTGATGTGGGGCCTGTTTGGCCTGAGCCTAGTGCTGCTCAACCCACTGCTGGGTCGTTTTGAGCTGCCCTGGCAGTTTTGGGCCAAGCAAGCCTTGGTATTCGGTTTGTGGATTGTCGCGTTTTACCTGACAGCCTACGTGAGCGTGCCCCGCCTGCTGTTTCGCGGGCACGCGGGCTGGTTTGTGCTGGTAATCCTGCTTACGGCGGCTGTCGTGATGGCCTTGTCCCAGCTGGCCGAGTCGGCTCTAAACCTGCAGACGCTCATGGACCAGCATCTACGGCCGCCGGGTGGCTTTCGGGGCGGCGGAGGGGGCAATGGTGGCCCGTTTCGGCTCCGACCCCGCCGCTTCGATATGGTGGGGTTGCTTACGACGCTGCTCGTGCTGGGCATCAGTACCAGCGTGGCGGCGGTGCAGAAGTGGCAAACCGACACCGAGCGGCGGCAGGAACTGGAACAGCAGAAAGTGCATTCCGAGCTCAGCTTTCTGAAGGCCCAGATCAATCCGCACTTTTTCTTCAATACGCTCAACAACATCTACGCCCTAACGGTGGTCGACGCGGCGGCGGCCCGGCAGGCCATTCACACCCTCTCGCGCATGATGCGCTACGTGCTCTACGAAACGCCCGCCGACACGACTTCCTTGGTCAAGGAACTGGCCTTTGTGCAAGACTACGTGGCCCTGATGAAGCTGCGCCTGACCGAGCGGGTGCAGGTGGAGCTGGAGTGGCCCGAGCCCGTGCGCGACGTGCCTATTGCGCCCATGCTGCTTTTGCCCTACGTCGAAAATGCCTTTAAGCACGGGGTGAGTGCCACTCAGCCCAGCCGGATTCGAGTGGCCGTGCGCCAGGCCTCGGCCAACGTGCTGGAGCTGGAAGTGTGCAATACGCTCTTTGCCGCCAGCGCCACCAGCCTCGACGAGGGCAGCGGCATCGGGCTGGCCAACACGCAGCGCCGCCTCGATTTGCTCTATCCCGGCCGCTACGTGCTGCGGGTGGAAGCAACCACGCCGGAAGGCGAATTCTGCGTTTTCCTAACCTTGCACACCGTATGACTATCCTCAAATGCATTGCCGTCGATGATGAGCCCCTGGCTCTGGGCATGGTGGCTGCCTTCATCGAGCAAACGCCCTTTTTGCAGCTGGTAGGCAAGTATTCGAGCGGGGTAGAAGCCCTGCGTAGCCTGCACGAGCACCCCGACCTGGATTTGCTCTTTCTCGATATTCAGATGCCCGAGCTGACGGGCCTGGAGCTGGCCCGGGTGCTAGACCGCGGCACGCCCGGCACCGGTCCGCGCATTATTTTCACGACGGCCTTCAACCAGTATGCCCTTGACGGCTACCGCGTTGATGCTCTCGACTATTTGGTCAAGCCCTTCAGCTACGAGGAGTTTCTGCGGGCTGCTACCAAGGCCAAGGCCTACGCCGAGCATCACCAGGCACCGGCTCCTGCTGCGCCGCCAGCCGCCGCCGAGGACGATTTTATCTTTCTGAAAGTGGAATATGAGCTGATTCGGGTGGCTCTGGACGATATTCTCTACGTGGAAGGACTCAAGGATTACGTGAAAGTACATTTGCGCAGTGCGCCCCGGCCGTTACTTTCCCTAATGAGCCTCAAGGCCATGGAGGAGAAGCTGCCGGCTCGCCGGTTTTTGCGCATTCACCGCTCGTTTATCGTGGCCCTCGACAAGATTGAGGCCGTGCGCCGCAACACCGTCCAGATTGGCCCCGCTACGCTGGCCGTCAGTGACCAGTATAAGGAGGCCTTTATGCAGTTTATGAGCCGCTGGACCTGATTCTTGAATAGGATTTTCGTCCGGTTGCAAGCCCGGCTGCCCGTGTGGTGGCCGGGCTTTTTTATGCCTAAAGCAGCGGGCAAAACAGGTTGTAAAACCTTCGACAAGCGCGAAGCTCAGCCGACGAAATCGGGCGGTTGGTCTAGGAACTTAGGGCGGTGGCCGAGTGCGGTGGCAGCCCGGTTTGGTCAGCGCCTAGGTTTGCCCCGGTGAGTGAATAAAAGCGAAAAGAAGGTCGGGCGCTGCAACGCTCCGGCCTTCTGGAGGCTCCTCCTGCTACATATCAACCAACTGTCTGCTGCTTACTTTATGAAAAAACTACTCTCGCTGGCCCTGCTCTTGGCCCTGGCGCTGGGCCTGGGTTCCTGCTCCAAAGACGACGACGCTACTGCAGACGTGCTGGGTACTTGGACCAGCCGCTCCCAGTTTGAGGGCCTGGCCCGCAACTCGGCCGTCAGCTTCACCATCGGCGACAAAGCCTACGTGGGTTTGGGTACCGACGGCATCGACAAGTTCACCGACTTTTGGGAATACAACCGCACGACCAACACCTGGCGGCAGCGGGCCGACTTCCCCGGCGTGGGCCGCTACCTGGCCGTGGGCTTTGCTGCCGATGGCAAAGGCTACGTGGGCACCGGCTACGACGGGGTGAACCGGCTCAGGGACTTTTGGCAGTACGACCCCAGCACCGACCAGTGGACCCGCAAGGCCGATTTCGGCGGCTCGGCCCGCTACAACGCCGCGGCCATGACTATCAATGGCAAAGGCTACGTGGGCACGGGCTACGACGGCAACGCCAAGAAAGACTTCTGGCAGTACGACCCCGCTACCGACACCTGGACCCAGAAACCCAGCTTCGGCGGCAATAAGCGTATGGGGGCCACGGCCTTCAGCATCGGCAATACCGGCTACCTGCTGCTGGGCGCCGACAACGGCATCTTCCAGACCGATATCTGGTCGTATGACCCCGGCACTGAGCTCTGGACCCAGCACAAGGACCTTGTGTACCACGACGACAGCAACGACGACCTGGACTACGACTACAGCGCCCTGCCTCGCCAGAATGCCGCTAGCTTCGTGATTGGCGAGAAAGGCTATGTGGCCCTGGGCGCCAATGCCGGCAATAAAACCGACTGCTGGGAATACAATCCCAGTGCTGATACCTGGACGGTTAAAACCGCCTTTGCCGGCGCTGGCCGCACCTATCCGGTGGGTTTTGCCCTCGGCGACCGGGGCTACGTAAGCCTGGGCAACTCGGGCAGTACCCGCCTCGACGACACCTGGGAACTGGCCCCCGATGCCAAAAATGAGTAAGCTGCGTTTTTACGGCCTCGTTTGGCAGTTGCTGCCCCGGGCCCTGCCTATGCTGCTGGCCCTGCTGGGTGCCTGCACCGACCCCGACGACCTGGGCGAGGAGCTACCCAGCCCCAACCCGGTAGCCCTGGACGCAGCCTACACGGATACCATCACGGTGCGGGCCAGCACGGTGCTCACCGACTCGGTAGCTTCGGCCACCACCAGCTACCTGCTGCTGGGCCGCTACCACGACCCGCTCCTGGGTACCATTACGGGCCGGAGTTATTTGCAGACGGGCATTACGGCGGCCTTCACGCCCGACCCGGCCCTGCGCTACGACTCGCTGGTGCTGGTGCTCACCGCCGATACCTACCGCTACGGCGATACCACCCGTACCCAGCAGCTGGAAGTACACCGGCTGGAGCAGGCCTTTCAGGTCAACAAAACGTACTTCGCCAACGACGCTCTGCCGTACGCGGCCCCGGTGCTGGGCCGCCGCTCCTTCCGGGCCCGCGCGGGCCTGGGTAAGTTGCGGGTGCGCCTCGATAATAGCCTGGGGCAGGAGTTGTGGCAGGCCGGGCAGAACAGCCAGCTGACCACGCTGGGGGAGCTGCAAAGCCGCCTGCCGGGCTTGGTACTCACGCCCGGCTCCACCGACGACGCGGCCCTGGTACGCTGGAGCGCCGCTACCGAGGCCTGCGCCCTGCTCCTGTATTATCACGACCCGGTCGCGCCCACCGAGGCCCTGAGCTACCCCATCAACCTGGCCGGCGACTTCACCCACTTCTTCCAGCTTCAGGCCGACCGCACCGGTACCAAGCTGGCCGCCCTGACGGGTATCCGGCAGAGTATCGGTAGCGCCGCTACGGAGGAGGAAGTCTTTATTCAGGCCGGGTTAGGGCTCAAAACCAAGCTGGAGTTTCCTTACCTAACCCAACTCAAAGAGCTGGGCGGCACCATCGTCATTAACTCGGCCCAGCTGACGATAGAAACGGTGAGCAATGCCGAAAACCGGTTCTGGCCGCCGCCCGCCACCCTCTATGCCCGCCTCACCGACCGCGCCAACCGCAACGGGGCCTACTTTCTGACCAGCGACGGGGCGTTGGTAGCTTTGGCCTATCAGCGGGGCGTGTCGGAGCGCACCGGCCTCGACCAAGGCCGTTACACCCTGGGGATGAGCGCCTACGTGCAGAACGTGCTGCGCGGCACGCTGCTCAATCAGGGTATCCTGCTAGGGCCCGAAAGCGTGGCGGCCCCTGAGCGCACGGTACTGGGCAGCGCCCAAAATGCCACTCACCCGCTGCGCCTACGCGTGTATTACACCCGCGTCGCGCGCTAATTGATTTCGTTCGCCCTGCCGCCTGCTGCCATTGGCGGCAGAAGGCCCGGGAAGGCATTTGCGCCGGTGCAGATGCCTTCCCGGGCCTTTTGCATATACCCTGCACCGGTGCAGCCAGCGTCGGGCCAGGGCTGAAGGCTATTGCCCGCAGGACAAACAAATACCCGGCGGTAAGCAAAGTATGTATAGCCGTGGCTTCAATAGCCAAGGAGAGCAAACAAGGGAATTATGCAGCCTTAGCAAAAGACAGGCGGCTACCGGCGGGCTTCCTGGGCGGGAAAAGCGGCGGGTAAGAGGCAAAAGCAGCATTGGTAAGCTGGTTTCGGTCGGCTGAATCGGGGCGGCGGCCGATGGAAGCGGGGCTTCTGCCGACGAAAGCGCGGCGGCCGGGCAAGGGGCCTGGAGGTGGCACTCAGCTTGCAAAGAGGGAATCAAGCGCTTGAAACAAACTTTTCACCGGCTTGCCCTCCACCTGACTAGGCGCGGCAGTCTTCCCTTTCCACTGCTACTTTTCTTCCCGCAACATGAAAACTTCCCTGCTTTCCCTGGCCGCCGCTTTTGCCCTGCTGGCTTCAGCCAACTCCTTTGCCGCTGCGCCTGCTCCCGCCGCTGACTGGAAAAATGACCGCCGCGAAGACGACCGCCGCAACGACCGCAACGACCGAGACTTCAACTACGGCTACGACCGCAACCACCGCGTGACGCCTGCGGAGCGGGCCCGCTGGGAAGCTGACCACCGTAACGATGCCAACCGCTCAAACAAACTGAGTTCGGCCGAGCGGGCCCGCCTGGAGCGGGAGCGCCTCGATACGCAGCGTCGACTCGAAGCCCAGCGCCGCCTGGAAGAAGAGCGCCGCCGCAACGACCGCAACGACCGGGATTTTAACTACGGCTACGACCGCAGTCACCGCGTGACGGCCGCCGAGCGGGCTCGCTGGGAAGCGCAGCACCGCAACGACAACCGCTACGATGGTCGCCGCTAAGTGCCGCCATTAAACTCTCCTCTGGCTCTGCCATCAAAGACACGACAATCCTTATTAAATCCCTTCTTCGATGAAACTTCCCCTGCTTCCCCTGCTGGCCGCTTTTGCCCTCACCATTGGCACTGCCGCCGCCCAAACTACAACCACTGCTCCGGCCACCAGAGGCCGCGGCGACATGCACCAGCAGGCCTCGCCTGAAGAGCGCGCCACGCGGCAGAGCGAGCAGCTCACCAAGCAACTGGGCCTCAGTACCGACCAAACCAGCCGCATCAAGCAGATCCTGCTGACCCGTGAGCAGGAGCGCCAGGCCCTGCGCGGTCAGGGCCGCCCGGCAGGCGCCACCCGTGAGCAGATGGGCGCTCAGCTGAAGGCCAACCGCGACAAGTACGAGGCTCAGTTCAAAGAAGTGCTGACCGCCGACCAGTACGCTAAGTTCACCCAAATGCAGCAGGACCGCATGCAGCGCGGCGGCCGTGGTCGGGGGCAGGACGGTGCTCAGGTCGATAAAGTAAAAGCTAAAAAAGGTAAAGTAAAGGTGAAAGCCACCGAAAGCTAAGCCGCTTTTTCCGCCGCTCAACAAGCCCTGACCCGCTCGTGGTCGGGGCTTTTTTTGTGCGCTGCTCACCACTGGATAAGCCGAGGCAGGTCGGGAACAACTCACGCGTAGTGCGTACGGCGGAGCTGCTACGGATGTGTGGGCATAACAATTCGGTAACACGGCTGGTTGGCTCGGCGAAGGCAGCGGGGTTACCTTCGCGCCGTCAATCGTTCAGACCAAAAACCTTTCTTGCTATGTCGCAGCCCATTCGCTCCGCCCTCGTTTCCGTCTATTACAAAGACCGTCTGGAGCCGCTGGTGGCGCTTTTGAAAGAGCACGGCGTGAAGCTGTACTCCACGGGCGGCACCCTGAAATTCATCCAGGAGCTGGGCGCCGAGGTAACGGCCGTGGAAAGCCTGACCGGCTTCCCGGAAGTATTTGGCGGCCGAGTCAAAACCCTGCACCCCAAAGTATTCGGCGGCATTCTGCACCGCCGCCACGAGGCCAGTGACCTGGAGCAGGCCGAGCAGCACGACATTCCGCCCATCGACCTGGTGATTGTGGATCTGTACCCCTTCGAGGAAACCGTGGCCTCGGGTGCCGACGAAGCCGACGTCATCGAGAAAATCGACATCGGCGGCATTTCCCTGCTGCGGGCCGCGGCCAAAAACTACCGCGACGTGCTGGTCGTCAGCAGCCGCAACCAGTACGAGGCCGTAACCGAGCTGCTGCGCGAAAAGAACGGAGCCACCGATTTGGAGGACCGCCGCCACTACGCAGCCGCCGCTTTCGAGGCCACTTCCCACTACGACACCCACATTTTCAACTACCTCAGCCAGGGTACCGCCATCGACGGTACGGCGCTGAAAGTAAGCCAGAAGCCCGCTACCAGCCTGCGCTACGGCGAAAACCCCCACCAGGCCGGCACCTTCTACGGCGACTTGTCGGCCCTGTTCGACCAGCTCCACGGCAAGCAGCTCAGCTACAACAACCTCGTCGATGTGGACGCGGCAGTGCTGCTCATGCAGGAATTCCAGGACGGGCAGCCCGCCTGCGCTATCCTCAAGCACACCAACGCCTGCGGGGTAGCTCAGGCCGAAACCTTGCACGCGGCTTACCTCAATGCCCTGGCCTGTGACCCAGTATCCGCTTTCGGCGGCGTGATTATCGTCAATAAGCCCGTGGATGCGGCTACGGCTGAGGAGCTCAACAAGCTGTTCTTCGAAGTGCTGATTGCCCCCGAGTTTGAGGCCGAAGCCCTGCCGATTCTGCAAAGCAAGAAAAACCGCATCCTACTTCGCCAGAAGCCGGTGGAATTTCCCAAGAAGCAGGTAAAAACCCTGCTCAACGGCGTCATTGAGCAGGACTTCGACCGGCAGACCGAAACCGCCGCCGACTTCAAAGTGGTAACGCAGTCGGCGCCCACGGCTGAGGAAACGGAAGCCCTGGTCTTCGCGGCCAAGGTTTGCAAGCACACCAAGAGTAATACCATCGTGCTGGCCCGGGCCGGGCAGCTGCTGGCCTCTGGTGTGGGCCAGACCTCGCGCGTGGATGCCCTGCGCCAGGCTATTGAGAAAGCTAAGTCCTTCGGCTTCGACTTACAGGGCGCCGTTATGGCCTCCGACGCCTTTTTCCCCTTCCCCGACTGCGTCGAA
Above is a genomic segment from Hymenobacter cellulosivorans containing:
- a CDS encoding geranylgeranylglycerol-phosphate geranylgeranyltransferase, with the protein product MARSTPRPVAAAGNGGGWPPLLRLIRFPNLLIMALCLALVQTCLLRPADPLAALLSVRFILLAVAALSVAAAGYIINDYYDVKIDVINRPDRLVVGRVVNRRHAMLAHLLLSGLGVGLAGLLSPVLGAVNMGSALLLWGYSARFKRLALVGNLSIALLTAALVLLPELQLRTGQTTVWVYALAAFLLTVVREIVKDVEDMRGDAEHDCRTLPIVWGVARTKWAVGFFLLNLVILVVGGVLHSLREQHWLLGGWLLLTVLIPAFGLGRYLARADRRRDFAQLSAWCKWIMLAGVLSMVLVRLY
- a CDS encoding Kelch repeat-containing protein, with the protein product MKKLLSLALLLALALGLGSCSKDDDATADVLGTWTSRSQFEGLARNSAVSFTIGDKAYVGLGTDGIDKFTDFWEYNRTTNTWRQRADFPGVGRYLAVGFAADGKGYVGTGYDGVNRLRDFWQYDPSTDQWTRKADFGGSARYNAAAMTINGKGYVGTGYDGNAKKDFWQYDPATDTWTQKPSFGGNKRMGATAFSIGNTGYLLLGADNGIFQTDIWSYDPGTELWTQHKDLVYHDDSNDDLDYDYSALPRQNAASFVIGEKGYVALGANAGNKTDCWEYNPSADTWTVKTAFAGAGRTYPVGFALGDRGYVSLGNSGSTRLDDTWELAPDAKNE
- a CDS encoding sensor histidine kinase, whose protein sequence is MAAFPIRRYLTPLIHVLMWGLFGLSLVLLNPLLGRFELPWQFWAKQALVFGLWIVAFYLTAYVSVPRLLFRGHAGWFVLVILLTAAVVMALSQLAESALNLQTLMDQHLRPPGGFRGGGGGNGGPFRLRPRRFDMVGLLTTLLVLGISTSVAAVQKWQTDTERRQELEQQKVHSELSFLKAQINPHFFFNTLNNIYALTVVDAAAARQAIHTLSRMMRYVLYETPADTTSLVKELAFVQDYVALMKLRLTERVQVELEWPEPVRDVPIAPMLLLPYVENAFKHGVSATQPSRIRVAVRQASANVLELEVCNTLFAASATSLDEGSGIGLANTQRRLDLLYPGRYVLRVEATTPEGEFCVFLTLHTV
- a CDS encoding DUF4890 domain-containing protein produces the protein MKLPLLPLLAAFALTIGTAAAQTTTTAPATRGRGDMHQQASPEERATRQSEQLTKQLGLSTDQTSRIKQILLTREQERQALRGQGRPAGATREQMGAQLKANRDKYEAQFKEVLTADQYAKFTQMQQDRMQRGGRGRGQDGAQVDKVKAKKGKVKVKATES
- a CDS encoding BamA/TamA family outer membrane protein codes for the protein MRFLYPLLALQVLAAAAHAQTAPVIPDIALPEAPAPIGAAVAPAVKNPADKPNFIPVPVLFYQQETGFGYGGAILPVWRFGEDSTVRKSNARLIAWYTQKKQSTIQLTHTVFTPNEKFYFAGELSQYDLSFFYYGLGNNTKSSDESTIGYKLFVFDEKFMRRITAHNLYGGLRYRLTNTSKVRVIEDINENRPSLFRNLPQKEQEGGIVSGLGPSLLYEGRDNVLATYRGIYIDAHALFTGKGLGSDYTFQRYQLDLRYFRPLLGSNNTILALQYLGQFHSGSVPFRELGGLGANLGGSQYNNAGLMRGLYEARFRGRQMMTAQAEVRQHLFWRIDGAAFLGAGQVGDKVGEYSFGDTKLAGGAGLRFRFNRRDRLNIRLDYAGGTDTAPSIYFAVGEAF
- a CDS encoding BamA/TamA family outer membrane protein is translated as MRLFYSCLLGSLLATRAYSQTPAPASAAMPEPAAPVAAVTKPAKPSFLPFPIVFSQPETGVGYGLAMLPVWRFGQDTTARKSNARLVVWRTQNNQSLVQLTHNVFTPGEKFLVNGELSYFYKYPINYYGFGPNTSRDDESTIEYKLIIVNQRVLRQVRRNVFAGLQYRLTNLRDVQVRKNIDEGTPQQRPSLLLQRPGEELQASTVASGVGPAFLYDGRDNILSAYSGNYLELSALFNGRALGSDFRFTRYLLDARHYQPLGRNSKTILATQLVGQFHSGHVPFRELANLGGDKILRGYYEGRYRDRQLVALQAELRRPLFWRFNGAIFGSLGQVGNTVGDLGRNELKAIGGAGLRFKYNRRDRLNIRFDYGLARDGSTGFYFSIGEAF
- a CDS encoding DUF4270 family protein; this translates as MSKLRFYGLVWQLLPRALPMLLALLGACTDPDDLGEELPSPNPVALDAAYTDTITVRASTVLTDSVASATTSYLLLGRYHDPLLGTITGRSYLQTGITAAFTPDPALRYDSLVLVLTADTYRYGDTTRTQQLEVHRLEQAFQVNKTYFANDALPYAAPVLGRRSFRARAGLGKLRVRLDNSLGQELWQAGQNSQLTTLGELQSRLPGLVLTPGSTDDAALVRWSAATEACALLLYYHDPVAPTEALSYPINLAGDFTHFFQLQADRTGTKLAALTGIRQSIGSAATEEEVFIQAGLGLKTKLEFPYLTQLKELGGTIVINSAQLTIETVSNAENRFWPPPATLYARLTDRANRNGAYFLTSDGALVALAYQRGVSERTGLDQGRYTLGMSAYVQNVLRGTLLNQGILLGPESVAAPERTVLGSAQNATHPLRLRVYYTRVAR
- a CDS encoding cold-shock protein translates to MKTGTVKFYNESKGYGFITEDGTKEDFFVHVTGLNGGQIQQNDRVEFDTQEGRKGVNAVNVKKL
- a CDS encoding DoxX family protein; the protein is MNSSYASYAYALLRIVVGLLFAMHGSQKLLGFPGDGSGMPLASLMGVAGIIELVGGLLIMLGLFTRPAAFLASGTMAVAYFMAHFPKHPLPIINEGELAVVYCFVFLFIAAYGSGIWSLDSLRTNRPVAGAV
- a CDS encoding LytR/AlgR family response regulator transcription factor, coding for MTILKCIAVDDEPLALGMVAAFIEQTPFLQLVGKYSSGVEALRSLHEHPDLDLLFLDIQMPELTGLELARVLDRGTPGTGPRIIFTTAFNQYALDGYRVDALDYLVKPFSYEEFLRAATKAKAYAEHHQAPAPAAPPAAAEDDFIFLKVEYELIRVALDDILYVEGLKDYVKVHLRSAPRPLLSLMSLKAMEEKLPARRFLRIHRSFIVALDKIEAVRRNTVQIGPATLAVSDQYKEAFMQFMSRWT